Proteins encoded by one window of Leopardus geoffroyi isolate Oge1 chromosome X, O.geoffroyi_Oge1_pat1.0, whole genome shotgun sequence:
- the LOC123594288 gene encoding Y-box-binding protein 3-like — protein sequence MSEVGEVTRTEVTASVPPQAAQKLLVSLGGGDLPRAPVAGNLGRDAIPKTTAAGGAKGKVPKKVIAKRVRGSVKWFNVKNGYGFISRHDTQEDVFVHQTAITRNNPHKYQRSVGDGEMVEFDVVQGERGTEAANVTGPAGAPVQGSRYAANRPRFCKGFYIRRRGPPLHGPRGAEDDVDEGEASGEGFTKAQGQRRRLPGGPQDQRLQCFPPFRRAWALSRGPSILAPTSGPRPAHLPASAPASRPECAPRRGPGPSYLLSRPRARGITPGPRPSAGISEELEAEDKESGHDDGGPKQKPPPRYGSRRPNNPRHRPQQVRGAQGQVNVGGEGKTGKGPAETPASVAVAKKNSAAEEEDTLVTDVPSATQAK from the coding sequence ATGAGTGAGGTGGGAGAGGTCACCCGCACAGAGGTGACCGCCTCAGTACCCCCTCAAGCCGCGCAGAAACTCCTGGTTTCCTTGGGAGGTGGAGATCTTCCCCGGGCCCCAGTGGCTGGCAACCTCGGCAGAGACGCGATCCCCAAGACCACCGCGGCAGGAGGCGCCAAGGGAAAGGTGCCCAAAAAGGTCATCGCCAAGAGGGTGCGAGGCTCCGTCAAGTGGTTTAACGTGAAGAACGGGTACGGTTTCATCAGCAGGCATGATACCCAAGAAGATGTGTTCGTTCACCAGACGGCCATCACCCGGAACAACCCTCACAAGTACCAACGCAGCGTGGGCGACGGCGAGATGGTCGAGTTTGATGTGGTGCAGGGCGAGCGGGGCACCGAGGCCGCTAACGTGACCGGGCCAGCGGGTGCCCCAGTGCAGGGCAGTCGCTACGCTGCCAACCGCCCCCGCTTCTGCAAGGGCTTCTACATCCGCCGCCGCGGGCCACCCCTGCACGGTCCCAGGGGCGCTGAGGACGACGTCGACGAAGGTGAGGCCAGTGGCGAAGGCTTCACCAAGGCCCAGGGCCAGAGGCGCCGCCTGCCCGGCGGACCCCAAGACCAAAGGCTGCAGTGCTTTCCGCCCTTCCGCAGGGCCTGGGCCCTGTCTCGCGGCCCTTCGATCCTCGCTCCCACCAGCGGCCCGCGGCCTGCCCACCTGCCCGCGTCTGCCCCAGCCTCAAGGCCCGAGTGCGCCCCTCGGCGGGGGCCCGGCCCCAGCTACCTGCTGAGTCGCCCTAGGGCTCGAGGCATCACTCCTGGTCCAAGACCCTCAGCAGGCATTTCTGAGGAGCTGGAGGCGGAAGACAAGGAAAGCGGGCATGACGACGGAGGGCCGAAGCAGAAGCCCCCACCACGCTACGGATCCCGCCGCCCCAACAACCCACGCCACCGCCCGCAGCAGGTGCGCGGTGCCCAGGGCCAGGTCAACGTGGGAGGAGAAGGCAAGACCGGGAAGGGCCCTGCGGAAACACCCGCTTCGGTTGCTGTGGCCAAGAAGAACAGCGCCGCTGAGGAGGAGGACACCTTGGTCACTGATGTCCCCTCTGCCACCCAGGCCAAGTAA